Proteins from a single region of Chryseomicrobium sp. FSL W7-1435:
- a CDS encoding BMP family protein, with product MSKRKYGLGLSVMLAAGTLLAACGSDEETTENNTGSTGGDTETEETSDFSVAMVTDVGGVDDKSFNQSAWEGIKMFGEDNGLEQGDGGYDYLQSASDADYVTNLNNLVRRDFDVVFGIGFLMEAAVNDIAMQQPEAQLAIIDAVVDQPNVASVLFKEQEGAFLAGVAAALMSESKQIGFVGGMEIPVIERFEAGFLAGVEAVDPSIEVDVQYTGSFDDASLGKTTANRMYSSGVDIIFHAAGGTGNGVFAEAKERKTKDADAFVWVIGVDSDQYEEGAVGDTNVTLTSMLKRVDQAVYRISEQAAAGEFPGGEQTVYGLAEEGVGLADSRGAIPEDIMAQIEEFQQQIIDGEITVPETME from the coding sequence GTGTCAAAACGCAAATACGGTTTAGGTCTTTCAGTAATGTTAGCAGCAGGTACTCTTCTTGCAGCGTGTGGTTCTGATGAAGAAACTACAGAAAACAACACTGGTTCAACTGGTGGGGATACAGAGACAGAAGAAACATCTGATTTCTCAGTAGCAATGGTTACTGACGTAGGTGGAGTGGATGACAAATCATTCAACCAATCTGCTTGGGAAGGTATTAAAATGTTTGGGGAAGATAACGGCCTAGAGCAAGGCGATGGCGGTTATGATTACCTACAATCAGCTTCAGACGCTGACTACGTAACAAACCTTAACAACCTAGTTCGTCGTGACTTTGACGTGGTATTCGGAATTGGTTTCTTAATGGAAGCAGCTGTAAATGATATCGCTATGCAACAACCGGAAGCACAACTTGCAATCATTGATGCAGTTGTAGATCAGCCAAATGTTGCATCTGTTCTTTTCAAAGAGCAAGAGGGAGCATTCCTAGCAGGAGTTGCTGCAGCATTAATGTCTGAATCAAAGCAAATCGGTTTTGTTGGTGGAATGGAAATTCCAGTAATCGAGCGCTTTGAAGCTGGTTTCCTTGCTGGTGTTGAAGCAGTAGATCCATCAATCGAAGTAGATGTTCAGTACACGGGCTCATTCGATGATGCTTCTCTTGGTAAAACAACTGCAAACCGCATGTACTCTTCAGGCGTAGATATTATTTTCCACGCAGCTGGTGGTACTGGTAATGGAGTATTCGCAGAAGCGAAAGAGCGTAAAACAAAAGATGCTGACGCATTTGTATGGGTTATCGGAGTTGACTCTGACCAATACGAAGAAGGTGCTGTTGGCGATACAAACGTAACACTAACTTCTATGTTGAAGCGTGTTGACCAAGCGGTTTACCGCATCTCTGAACAAGCTGCAGCTGGAGAATTCCCTGGTGGAGAGCAAACAGTTTACGGTTTAGCTGAAGAAGGCGTTGGCCTTGCTGATTCTCGTGGAGCAATTCCAGAAGATATTATGGCTCAAATCGAAGAATTCCAACAACAAATTATCGACGGTGAAATCACTGTTCCAGAAACAATGGAGTAA
- a CDS encoding DNA translocase FtsK, giving the protein MHPLLFEIIGILLIGLAVIGLFQYGPVGGGIHFIGQSLFGNWHGALPFFMILYALWMMVKQSFPKWTNRITTGALIAFTGVLMISHHFMMEQRAEMGFDVAPSVMKETITVLFSDTVTSNVGGGLIGGMLYAAARALLAQNGAVIVAWILISIGLILITGKALIPWLAKHSKELGISGFDSVREWMQTKAQEPKTKQPRVTRKKENTLPQASTEESVLTTTEVDLQEDVPQQAPIISAFNERPKPTKVEAEPTGDEEVLKEVEINLVGQELENEAYILPSFDLLTPSPHTDQSSELGAIQTNAKKLEQTFLSFGVKAKVTQVHLGPAVTKYEVLPDVGVKVSRIVSLSDDLALALAARDIRIEAPIPGKSAIGIEVPNLEVAMVSLREVLEESTVSNPGKLAVALGRDITGKAVVAELNKMPHLLVAGSTGSGKSVCMNGIIVSLMMRAKPHEVKMMMIDPKMVELNVYNGIPHLLAPVVTDPRKASQALKKIVSEMERRYDLFSHTGTRNMEGYNQFVDKWNSENEEQHAKLPFIVVFVDELADLMMVASNDVEDSITRLAQMARASGIHLIIATQRPSVDVITGIIKANIPSRIAFSVSSAIDSRTILDMGGAEKLLGRGDMLFHPSGNSKPVRVQGAFVSDSEVERIVDAVIEQQKANYVEEMIPSEIEETVHQEERDDLFDDAAQLVMEMQTASVSMIQRRFRVGYSRAARIIDQLELAGIVGPYEGSKPRQVLMNRGTYDTEEV; this is encoded by the coding sequence ATGCATCCCTTGCTATTTGAAATTATCGGGATTCTACTAATTGGCTTAGCTGTCATTGGGCTTTTCCAATACGGTCCAGTTGGCGGAGGCATACATTTTATAGGCCAATCATTATTTGGTAATTGGCACGGGGCATTACCGTTCTTTATGATTCTCTATGCACTTTGGATGATGGTCAAACAATCGTTTCCAAAATGGACAAACCGTATAACGACGGGCGCACTTATTGCGTTCACCGGAGTGTTGATGATCAGTCACCATTTTATGATGGAACAACGAGCGGAAATGGGATTTGATGTCGCTCCTTCCGTAATGAAAGAAACTATTACTGTTTTATTTTCTGATACTGTCACATCAAACGTTGGTGGTGGATTAATAGGTGGTATGTTGTATGCTGCAGCGAGAGCACTGCTTGCTCAGAATGGTGCTGTAATCGTTGCTTGGATTCTCATCTCGATTGGATTAATTTTAATTACAGGAAAGGCACTTATTCCGTGGCTTGCCAAGCATTCTAAAGAGCTTGGAATTTCTGGTTTTGATTCTGTTCGAGAATGGATGCAAACGAAAGCGCAGGAGCCAAAGACAAAGCAACCACGAGTCACTCGTAAAAAAGAGAACACCCTTCCACAAGCATCGACCGAGGAAAGTGTTTTAACCACTACAGAGGTTGACTTGCAAGAAGATGTACCGCAACAAGCACCTATTATTTCTGCTTTCAATGAAAGACCAAAACCAACTAAAGTAGAAGCAGAACCAACGGGGGATGAAGAGGTACTAAAAGAAGTAGAAATCAATTTGGTTGGGCAAGAACTAGAAAATGAAGCCTATATTTTACCGAGCTTTGATTTACTGACGCCTTCACCACATACCGATCAAAGTTCAGAATTAGGGGCTATTCAAACAAATGCTAAAAAATTAGAGCAAACTTTCTTAAGCTTCGGTGTCAAAGCAAAAGTGACACAAGTTCATTTAGGACCAGCCGTTACAAAATATGAAGTGTTGCCTGATGTTGGAGTGAAGGTAAGTAGAATTGTCAGCTTGAGTGACGATTTAGCTCTAGCTTTAGCTGCGCGTGATATTCGAATTGAAGCACCAATTCCTGGTAAATCAGCCATTGGAATTGAAGTGCCGAATTTAGAAGTAGCAATGGTAAGTTTGCGAGAGGTTCTTGAAGAGAGCACTGTAAGTAACCCAGGAAAATTGGCGGTTGCACTTGGACGCGATATTACTGGAAAAGCAGTTGTTGCTGAACTTAACAAAATGCCCCATTTATTAGTAGCGGGTTCAACGGGATCTGGTAAGAGTGTGTGTATGAATGGCATTATTGTTAGTTTAATGATGCGTGCTAAACCACATGAAGTAAAAATGATGATGATTGATCCAAAAATGGTAGAACTAAATGTCTATAACGGTATTCCGCATCTACTGGCACCAGTAGTAACGGATCCTCGCAAAGCATCTCAAGCCTTGAAGAAAATTGTTTCAGAGATGGAACGCCGCTATGATCTGTTTTCACATACTGGTACTCGAAATATGGAAGGGTACAATCAGTTTGTAGATAAATGGAATAGTGAAAATGAAGAACAGCATGCCAAGCTCCCATTCATTGTCGTATTTGTCGATGAGTTAGCCGATTTAATGATGGTAGCTTCAAACGATGTGGAAGATTCTATCACCCGTTTAGCTCAGATGGCGCGAGCATCAGGTATTCACCTGATCATTGCCACTCAGCGACCAAGTGTCGATGTCATTACAGGTATTATTAAAGCAAACATACCTTCTCGAATAGCCTTCTCCGTATCGTCTGCCATTGACTCTCGTACTATACTTGATATGGGTGGAGCAGAAAAATTACTAGGTAGAGGCGATATGTTGTTTCATCCTTCGGGAAATTCAAAACCTGTTCGTGTACAAGGTGCTTTTGTTTCCGATTCGGAAGTCGAACGTATTGTTGATGCAGTAATTGAACAACAAAAAGCAAATTATGTGGAAGAAATGATTCCTTCAGAAATTGAAGAAACCGTACATCAAGAAGAGCGGGATGATTTATTTGATGATGCGGCCCAACTAGTGATGGAGATGCAAACGGCTTCCGTTTCGATGATTCAACGTCGCTTCCGAGTTGGTTACTCAAGAGCTGCTCGAATCATTGATCAATTAGAATTAGCTGGTATTGTTGGACCATACGAAGGCTCCAAACCACGACAGGTTTTAATGAACCGTGGGACATACGATACGGAAGAAGTATGA
- a CDS encoding GntR family transcriptional regulator, producing the protein MSIKIDQRHLYLQVIDRIKKDIDNGVFKEKEKLPSEFELAKMLGVSRATLREALRLLEEENVIVRRHGVGTFINSKPVFTSGIEHLSSVSSMIKQAGMEPGVIYLSSLQSLPTEEDIQRFGCAKEDLIVSIERVRTADGDPVVYCVDKVPAKYLPEDYLSRQEGSLFSALEQSGDLRVSHAVTFIDPMGYHDVASPTLNCEPETALLVLKQLHYDEQDRVVLYSKNYFRADKFSFHVIRKRV; encoded by the coding sequence GTGTCAATTAAGATTGATCAACGGCATTTATATTTGCAAGTTATCGATCGAATTAAGAAAGATATAGACAATGGTGTGTTCAAAGAGAAGGAAAAACTTCCCTCTGAATTCGAACTCGCAAAAATGCTGGGTGTCAGCCGAGCCACTTTGCGCGAAGCTCTTCGTTTGCTCGAGGAAGAGAATGTGATTGTCAGACGCCATGGAGTAGGTACATTTATTAATTCAAAACCTGTATTTACTTCTGGTATCGAGCATCTTTCCAGTGTTTCATCCATGATTAAGCAAGCAGGAATGGAACCTGGAGTTATTTATTTAAGTTCTTTGCAATCGCTTCCAACAGAAGAAGACATTCAACGTTTTGGTTGCGCAAAGGAAGATTTAATCGTTTCGATTGAGCGTGTTAGAACAGCAGATGGTGATCCTGTCGTCTATTGTGTAGATAAAGTACCAGCTAAATATCTTCCAGAAGATTATTTAAGCCGTCAAGAAGGTTCCTTATTCTCTGCATTAGAACAGTCAGGTGACCTTCGCGTCTCTCACGCCGTTACGTTTATCGATCCAATGGGCTACCATGATGTGGCTTCACCGACATTAAACTGTGAGCCAGAAACGGCACTTCTTGTGTTGAAGCAGCTTCATTACGATGAGCAAGATCGCGTAGTTCTCTACTCGAAGAATTATTTTCGGGCAGATAAGTTTAGCTTTCACGTAATTCGTAAACGGGTGTAA
- a CDS encoding ABC transporter ATP-binding protein, with amino-acid sequence MEYVIEMLNIRKEFGNFVANDNITLQLKKGEIHALLGENGAGKSTLMNVLFGLYQPEAGEIRVKGQTVNIANPNIANDLGIGMVHQHFMLVENFTVTENIILGNELTKGGVIDKKVAAKKITELSEMYGLDVDPNAKIEDISVGMQQRVEILKTLYRGAEILIFDEPTASLTPQEIDDLIQIMKRLIAEGKSIILITHKLKEIMEVSDRVTVIRKGQGIGTVVTTETNPDELASLMVGRQVEFKTVKKDATPGEDTLIIKDLSVQDYRGIDKVKNLSLTVRKGEILGLAGIDGNGQSELIEAITGLRKIKSGTISLNGKDITGLKPRQVTESGIGHIPEDRHKHGLILDFPIGHNIALQTYYKEPIAKNGIMNYNKVSELAKKIIADYDVRTTGEDALARSLSGGNQQKAIIGREVYRDPEILIAALPTRGLDVGAIEFIHQRLIEQRDNGKAVLLLSYELDEVMNVSDRIAVMYDGYIIDTLDPKQTTEQELGLLMAGQAKQKRSKQGETTHVE; translated from the coding sequence GTGGAGTATGTAATCGAGATGCTGAACATCCGAAAAGAGTTTGGGAACTTCGTAGCAAATGATAATATCACCCTGCAATTAAAAAAGGGAGAAATCCATGCGCTTCTCGGAGAAAATGGTGCCGGAAAATCCACATTGATGAATGTTCTTTTTGGTCTCTATCAGCCTGAAGCCGGTGAAATCCGTGTAAAAGGTCAGACTGTAAATATAGCAAACCCAAATATCGCAAATGATTTGGGAATCGGTATGGTTCACCAACACTTTATGTTAGTGGAAAACTTTACGGTAACAGAAAATATTATTCTTGGTAATGAATTAACTAAGGGCGGCGTCATAGACAAAAAAGTAGCTGCAAAAAAAATCACGGAACTATCTGAAATGTACGGGCTTGATGTTGACCCAAATGCAAAAATTGAAGATATTTCAGTCGGTATGCAACAACGTGTCGAAATCTTGAAAACGCTTTATCGTGGAGCGGAAATTCTAATTTTTGACGAGCCGACTGCTTCTCTAACGCCACAAGAGATCGATGATTTGATTCAGATCATGAAACGATTAATTGCAGAAGGAAAATCCATCATTTTAATTACGCATAAACTAAAAGAAATCATGGAAGTGTCTGATCGCGTTACAGTTATCCGAAAAGGACAAGGGATTGGAACAGTTGTTACAACAGAAACAAATCCTGATGAATTGGCATCTCTTATGGTAGGTCGCCAAGTAGAATTTAAAACAGTGAAAAAAGATGCCACTCCAGGTGAAGATACACTTATTATTAAAGATCTATCAGTACAAGATTACCGTGGCATCGATAAGGTGAAAAACCTATCACTCACTGTTCGAAAAGGTGAAATTCTTGGACTTGCGGGAATTGACGGAAATGGTCAGAGTGAATTGATTGAAGCCATTACAGGACTTCGCAAAATTAAATCCGGTACGATTTCTCTTAACGGTAAGGACATAACAGGATTGAAGCCACGCCAAGTAACGGAAAGTGGTATCGGACATATTCCAGAAGATCGTCATAAGCATGGTCTTATCTTGGATTTCCCAATTGGCCACAACATTGCCCTGCAAACGTACTATAAAGAGCCAATTGCAAAAAATGGCATTATGAATTACAACAAAGTTTCTGAACTTGCGAAAAAAATTATTGCTGATTACGACGTGCGTACTACAGGTGAAGATGCATTAGCTCGCTCACTTTCTGGAGGAAATCAGCAAAAAGCAATTATTGGTCGGGAAGTGTATCGTGATCCGGAAATTCTTATTGCTGCACTTCCTACGCGAGGTCTAGACGTTGGGGCTATCGAGTTCATTCACCAACGCCTAATTGAACAACGAGATAACGGTAAAGCTGTATTACTACTATCGTATGAATTGGACGAAGTCATGAACGTTTCAGATCGTATCGCGGTTATGTACGACGGCTATATCATCGATACACTTGATCCAAAACAAACTACGGAGCAAGAGCTTGGTCTGTTAATGGCAGGACAAGCAAAGCAGAAACGATCAAAACAGGGGGAGACAACTCATGTCGAATAG